One genomic segment of Pseudoalteromonas sp. GCY includes these proteins:
- a CDS encoding hybrid non-ribosomal peptide synthetase/type I polyketide synthase — protein sequence MAIENERSVRPVNDTLPIAIIGMGCRFPGHANSPELFWENIKHGVDCIIETPESRWNTDTHYSSVKANKGKLSSKWGGYIDGIDKFDPAFFGITPREAEFMDPQQRKLLEVTWEALEDGGQKPSELAGESVGVFIGGFTLDYKIMQFTNPDFDNIDAHTATGVMMTMLSNRISHTFDFNGPSMSIDTACSSSIVALDMACKSLQIGASNMALAGGVLLHLAPQYTVSESKGGFLSPTGFSHAFDDSANGYVRAEGAGVVVLKRLDDAIKDGDPIHAVILATGVNQDGKTQGITVPNGDAQLRLMKETYAKANIAPGKVQYIEMHGTGTPVGDPIEAKSVGTLLGINRDQDDKCYIGSVKTNIGHTEAAAGMAGLFKAVKAIQNKQIPPHLHLKSINPKIDYVNAPYEIPTKLTQWPKHEGLAVAGVNSFGFGGTNSHAVIQEYVAPEVPSIPPANENGLKLYPLSARDQHGIHRFAKAHNEFLQDSDALLSDIIYTLGERREHHQYRHAICFKNAEDLQQQLQTLSHDAEFAAASTLRTLKKDEQKLVWVFTGMGPQWWAMGRELYQSEPTFKAMIDECDSHMSALTDWSLVDEMLADESASNMQYTWLAQTANFAVQVALAAMWRQHGISPDVIVGHSTGEAAAFYEAGVYSLKDACTIVVHRSRLQHQCRNTGKMMAVGLSDSDVTPYLNDQVEIAAINSPNSVTLAGEENALHRIEAQLNEAGVFCKFLRVEVPYHSQFMEPIKAELLECLAGIQANTAHTPLYSTVTGTLAEGPELDANYWWLNVRQAVRFVDAIRAILQQGYQAFLELGPHPVLGASIAETAEEQSCSSVVVSSMRRKSDEQHTYYHAVAQLFGLGFELNWSAINGRGKFTTLPTYPFLQERFWTEPEYFNQVRLGQSNHAFLGRKRSEAEHVWNAVTDTNRDSFLRCHQIQGNTLFPAAGFIEMAYAAAKETWGNGSYALDHFVIDKALFLNNEHAPNVQFILHHDEPNFKVVSLEDGKLTRHVQGTIRRVQSANLAEPIDLNAIRSTATSAQQHDEFYAHLKEFGYEYGPCFSAIEQIWATDNGVLAKISWPTQLERTAQFTLHPSLLDACFQTLVFTELAGANAQQFSIRLPVMLEQILLSEQNNTDFWCYTQITHRDDEKMVGDLYLCDESGQVFGVIKNFIAQSVDSAASGITTRTIDSWLYQVNWLAEPEREIQETDTSGRWLLLADQSGTAEQVADRLAKLGHSSCIVKPGEYFDIDRDQCHAWLVPDSRDHLSQLIETLGKQEIRGVVHCFSLDNSAIESLTLAQLQKEKRQSLHSLLNLAKTIIEQDCKFPLYVVTRNASLVNSEQLTAVMSASLTGFSRVLAQQELVDNWGGLIDIDGQNDAEHITARLLSDRQEGEVAFRENQAYVARLELVTSLQPAFPTRVQSHKAQLITGAFGSIGQLVCQLLVDRGARNLILLGRSQLPERKSWSELTPSDRNYDRVRFIQHLESQGVNVSLWQTDLTRERELNAALESYHLSAQAPINGLFFCAGIVNDTLLGNMDTRAFDGVFDTKAIGALMLHKALSKVDLEHFVLFSSVAAQVTTAGQTNYASGNAFLDALAHYRRNQGLPALSINWGPWAIGMIEELGLAEHYKNQRGMNCISPSAGMAVLERILDQEQPQLLVCDADWSKVTNWYAGKPSLFSHLATQENDKQSHQEQEFAPLYQQTDSALRLPLVADHLANAVSQVLRCKREQVELDLSLGNLGIDSIMATELRNKITTHFGETLTIVRLLSGASINELSIELNDKLVESLGFEVITTETSQVQPVSETKVNSIIVSDANVEAEFPLSYGQKAIWFINQLNPTSASYNIGGAMHIPSALNIDALKKALSAVVARHPMLRTNFFFRDGEPYQRVWTHREDALQVIDVHGKSWEDIQPMMIADNEQPFDLEHDPLFRLYLYKQNDQSYYFAVTIYHIISDAWSNYMFIDEMQSLYAHFAKSEPLALSEITSSYERFVDWETRFVHSPRGAANYKFWQNHLPAEIPVLDLATDKPRPAVLTNVGDSYHFELDKALTSSLNALAKAQGSTMFMALLSIYYAVMHKYTQQDEIIIGSPVAGRTNPEFSNVYGYFVNPLPLCARFDPETHFTSLLAQVKDITLNALDHQEYPFALLVDKLGIEHDASRSTVFQVMFVMLNHRVEQSHMDENNVAYYKGFPMQFMELPEEEGQFDITLSTYEENGVFKGTLKYNTDLFETETIAQLARDYIALARMVVDSPNRPLSELALTSPDAIDALATFAESQQNAPALPTLVSQIESAVQHSPELPALSIACETNAGELAATLSYRELNNLANQLARLINSQLDNQPSQTIALHFEKSIALVVACIATLKAGHHFVVIDPQQPNERKQLLLEQSRCALLLCEEALTSDHPTLLWESFQSQRDEISEHNLALNYQPNDIAYIVFTSGSTGTPKAVQVSHQNWATIAVDWLAQFDLAPTSHHLQLASPTFDVFCGDLARAFYNAKHLVLCPKNMMLNMPVLYDLIETQQIDTVEFVPSVVRNLILFAKQSQVGFTSLRRVIVGSEQWQIAEYRALKGLLQEDARLFSSYGTSEATIDSSFFEESEQYLETSATVPIGKPFNATQLILLDKQNQLVSSNAVGEIAIAGQGVSLGYLNNPEKNACQFIQLPVSENSTIRVYKTGDLGKWDKHGNLHILQRIDNQVKIRGHRVELGEIESSINQIPGIKRSYVKGIEVHGQTQLIAYFESELAIGTEFVLEQLENQLPSYMVPSKLVAIGQFPLLNNGKIDAAALPEVELAELVRTFVAPATLFEQQLAEIWSNMLGQKSISLHDDFFALGGNSLYLIELMVRIQSAFSIKMEVNQLFRFTTLHGMASAIEDVVTGKETGASPYLIFNAGQSTRLFALPPAGGYSIVYKAFADALPNTEVISFNYLESDTKVSDYADQIMQIQPHGPYTLFGYSLGGNLAFEIAKELESRGQRVGDVVILDSFRITETIKMREQDFAHFEQELKAHFARHTGSNTVHEHTLAQARDYIDWCYEVKNLGQVHAKLHFIVEQNAHAEAARLTSWDAASDAEVITYQGVGKHEEMLMPDMMQAGNGAIMQSILQDTQSQAVIATNVE from the coding sequence ATGGCAATCGAAAATGAACGCTCTGTTCGCCCCGTAAACGACACGCTACCGATAGCAATTATTGGCATGGGTTGTCGTTTCCCAGGTCACGCGAATAGTCCTGAATTGTTTTGGGAAAATATTAAACATGGTGTCGATTGCATCATAGAAACCCCAGAATCTAGATGGAATACCGATACTCATTATTCGTCTGTAAAGGCGAATAAAGGCAAATTGAGCTCAAAATGGGGTGGCTATATCGATGGTATCGATAAGTTTGATCCAGCATTTTTTGGGATCACCCCTCGTGAAGCCGAGTTTATGGATCCTCAACAACGTAAATTGCTGGAGGTAACCTGGGAAGCGTTGGAAGATGGTGGGCAAAAGCCATCTGAACTCGCAGGAGAATCGGTCGGTGTTTTTATAGGTGGGTTTACACTTGATTATAAAATCATGCAATTCACTAACCCAGATTTTGACAACATAGATGCCCACACTGCGACGGGTGTCATGATGACGATGCTTTCTAATCGCATCTCCCATACTTTTGACTTTAATGGCCCCAGCATGTCCATCGATACTGCTTGTAGCTCCTCCATTGTCGCGTTAGATATGGCCTGTAAAAGTCTACAGATCGGGGCAAGTAATATGGCGCTCGCAGGTGGTGTGCTATTACATTTGGCACCACAATATACAGTATCCGAGTCTAAAGGCGGCTTCTTATCTCCGACTGGTTTTTCTCATGCTTTTGACGACTCCGCAAACGGCTATGTCCGTGCTGAAGGCGCTGGCGTTGTAGTACTCAAGCGCTTAGATGATGCGATTAAGGATGGCGACCCAATTCATGCGGTGATCTTAGCCACCGGTGTAAACCAAGACGGTAAAACACAAGGGATCACGGTACCAAATGGGGATGCCCAATTGCGCTTGATGAAAGAAACCTATGCTAAAGCGAATATTGCCCCTGGTAAAGTGCAGTACATAGAAATGCACGGTACGGGTACGCCTGTTGGCGACCCAATTGAAGCAAAGTCAGTTGGAACACTCCTTGGGATCAACCGTGATCAAGACGATAAATGCTACATTGGCTCAGTAAAAACCAATATTGGCCATACCGAGGCAGCCGCAGGCATGGCTGGTTTGTTCAAAGCAGTCAAAGCCATTCAAAACAAACAGATCCCACCGCATTTACACTTAAAATCAATTAATCCTAAGATTGATTACGTCAACGCACCATATGAGATCCCCACTAAACTTACCCAATGGCCTAAGCATGAAGGTTTAGCCGTTGCGGGGGTAAACTCCTTTGGTTTCGGTGGAACCAATTCCCACGCTGTTATTCAAGAATATGTTGCGCCAGAAGTGCCATCAATACCTCCAGCAAATGAGAATGGCTTAAAACTTTATCCATTGAGTGCAAGAGATCAACACGGGATCCATCGCTTTGCCAAAGCGCATAATGAATTTTTGCAAGACAGCGATGCATTACTCAGTGATATTATCTACACACTGGGTGAGCGCCGTGAACATCACCAATATCGTCATGCAATTTGTTTCAAAAATGCAGAAGATCTGCAACAACAACTGCAAACATTAAGTCATGATGCTGAATTTGCGGCGGCCAGTACATTGCGCACGCTGAAAAAAGATGAGCAAAAACTCGTGTGGGTTTTCACTGGCATGGGGCCGCAATGGTGGGCAATGGGCCGTGAGCTATATCAATCAGAGCCAACTTTTAAAGCAATGATCGATGAGTGTGATAGCCATATGTCAGCGCTTACAGATTGGTCATTGGTCGATGAAATGCTTGCCGATGAATCAGCGTCAAACATGCAATATACTTGGCTTGCTCAAACGGCAAACTTTGCCGTGCAAGTCGCACTTGCAGCAATGTGGCGTCAACACGGCATTTCGCCTGATGTCATTGTTGGCCACAGTACCGGTGAAGCAGCGGCATTTTATGAAGCCGGGGTCTACTCATTAAAAGATGCTTGCACCATCGTAGTCCATCGTAGTCGCTTACAGCATCAATGCCGCAACACAGGTAAAATGATGGCGGTAGGACTCTCTGACAGTGATGTCACGCCTTATCTCAACGACCAAGTTGAAATCGCAGCGATAAACAGTCCAAACTCTGTCACCCTCGCAGGTGAAGAAAATGCATTACATCGTATTGAAGCACAACTGAACGAAGCTGGTGTGTTTTGCAAGTTTCTCCGCGTTGAAGTGCCCTATCACAGCCAGTTTATGGAACCGATTAAGGCCGAATTGCTCGAGTGTTTAGCTGGTATTCAAGCTAACACCGCACATACTCCATTGTATTCAACGGTAACAGGAACACTTGCTGAGGGGCCTGAACTTGATGCTAACTATTGGTGGCTCAACGTCCGTCAAGCTGTGCGCTTTGTTGATGCCATCCGCGCAATATTACAACAAGGTTATCAAGCATTTTTGGAACTGGGTCCACACCCTGTGCTTGGCGCATCTATTGCCGAAACCGCAGAAGAACAAAGTTGCTCAAGCGTTGTCGTCTCGAGTATGCGCCGTAAATCCGACGAACAACACACCTATTACCACGCTGTAGCTCAACTGTTTGGTTTAGGCTTTGAATTAAATTGGTCAGCCATAAATGGTCGAGGTAAGTTCACTACCTTGCCAACTTACCCGTTCTTGCAAGAACGCTTTTGGACCGAGCCCGAGTACTTTAATCAAGTCCGTTTAGGGCAAAGTAACCATGCATTCTTGGGCCGTAAACGCAGTGAAGCTGAACATGTTTGGAACGCGGTAACCGACACAAATCGCGATAGTTTTTTACGTTGTCACCAAATCCAAGGGAATACCCTTTTCCCTGCTGCTGGCTTTATTGAAATGGCGTATGCTGCAGCCAAAGAGACTTGGGGCAATGGTAGCTACGCACTCGACCACTTTGTCATCGATAAAGCGTTATTTTTGAATAATGAACACGCTCCCAATGTGCAATTCATTTTGCACCATGATGAACCGAACTTTAAAGTGGTGAGTCTTGAAGATGGCAAATTGACCCGCCATGTTCAAGGGACAATCCGCCGAGTACAAAGTGCCAACCTTGCTGAGCCTATTGATCTCAATGCTATTCGTAGTACCGCCACCAGCGCGCAGCAGCATGATGAGTTTTATGCACATCTAAAAGAGTTTGGTTACGAATATGGCCCATGTTTTAGCGCCATTGAACAGATCTGGGCAACAGACAACGGCGTGCTTGCCAAGATTTCTTGGCCTACTCAACTTGAGCGAACGGCACAATTTACCCTACACCCCAGTCTATTAGATGCGTGCTTCCAAACGTTAGTATTTACGGAACTTGCAGGTGCTAATGCGCAGCAATTTTCTATCCGCTTACCTGTGATGCTAGAGCAGATCCTGCTTAGCGAGCAGAACAATACTGATTTTTGGTGTTATACCCAAATCACCCATCGTGACGACGAAAAAATGGTCGGCGATTTATACCTGTGTGATGAGTCTGGTCAAGTCTTTGGTGTTATTAAAAACTTTATTGCACAAAGCGTTGACTCCGCAGCAAGTGGGATCACCACCAGAACCATAGATAGCTGGCTTTATCAGGTTAATTGGCTTGCAGAGCCCGAGCGGGAAATACAAGAAACCGACACGTCGGGGCGTTGGCTGCTCCTCGCAGATCAGTCAGGAACAGCTGAACAGGTAGCCGACCGTTTAGCAAAGCTTGGCCACTCTAGCTGTATCGTTAAGCCTGGAGAATACTTTGATATCGACAGAGACCAATGCCATGCATGGCTGGTTCCCGATTCACGGGATCACCTGTCACAACTTATCGAGACTTTGGGCAAACAAGAAATTCGTGGCGTTGTGCATTGCTTTAGTTTAGATAACAGCGCGATAGAATCACTAACTCTTGCTCAGCTGCAAAAAGAAAAACGTCAGTCGCTGCATTCATTGTTGAACCTGGCCAAAACCATAATAGAACAAGACTGTAAATTCCCGCTTTACGTGGTAACACGCAACGCTAGCCTCGTTAATAGCGAGCAACTTACCGCGGTGATGTCCGCTTCGTTAACTGGATTTAGCCGAGTGCTCGCACAGCAAGAACTGGTTGATAATTGGGGTGGCCTCATCGATATTGATGGTCAAAATGATGCCGAACATATCACAGCCAGATTATTAAGTGACCGCCAAGAAGGGGAAGTGGCCTTTAGGGAAAATCAAGCTTATGTTGCTCGTTTAGAGCTGGTAACGTCACTCCAACCCGCCTTCCCGACTCGCGTACAAAGCCATAAAGCACAGTTGATCACGGGTGCATTTGGTTCAATCGGACAGTTAGTTTGTCAGCTACTCGTCGATAGAGGTGCACGAAACCTCATTTTGCTTGGTAGGAGTCAATTACCTGAGCGTAAGAGTTGGTCAGAGCTTACCCCAAGCGACCGTAACTATGATCGCGTTCGGTTTATTCAACACCTTGAGAGTCAGGGCGTTAATGTCTCGTTATGGCAGACAGACTTAACTCGAGAGCGTGAACTTAACGCGGCCCTTGAGTCTTATCATCTAAGTGCACAAGCACCGATCAACGGATTATTTTTCTGTGCTGGTATCGTGAATGACACCTTACTTGGCAATATGGATACCAGAGCATTTGACGGTGTGTTTGACACCAAAGCGATTGGTGCGTTGATGCTTCACAAAGCACTCAGTAAAGTTGACCTTGAACATTTTGTGCTCTTCTCTTCTGTCGCGGCTCAAGTCACTACCGCAGGGCAAACAAACTATGCTTCTGGCAATGCTTTCTTAGATGCCCTCGCCCACTACCGTCGCAATCAAGGTCTTCCGGCGCTAAGCATCAACTGGGGCCCTTGGGCTATTGGTATGATTGAAGAGCTGGGTCTTGCCGAACATTACAAGAACCAAAGGGGTATGAACTGCATTTCACCAAGTGCGGGGATGGCCGTGCTTGAACGTATTCTAGACCAAGAGCAACCTCAACTCTTAGTGTGTGACGCCGATTGGTCCAAAGTAACCAATTGGTATGCAGGAAAGCCGAGTTTATTTAGTCACTTGGCTACCCAAGAAAACGATAAGCAAAGCCACCAAGAGCAAGAATTTGCTCCTTTATACCAGCAAACAGACAGCGCGCTTCGATTACCGCTTGTTGCCGATCATCTCGCTAATGCTGTCAGCCAAGTATTACGCTGTAAACGAGAGCAAGTGGAATTAGATCTATCGCTCGGTAATCTCGGTATTGACTCTATTATGGCGACAGAGCTGAGAAATAAGATCACCACCCATTTTGGCGAAACCCTAACGATTGTGCGTCTTCTAAGTGGCGCATCTATCAACGAATTAAGTATCGAGCTTAATGACAAACTCGTGGAGTCGCTTGGCTTTGAAGTCATAACCACAGAAACATCACAGGTTCAGCCGGTTTCCGAAACCAAGGTTAATTCTATCATCGTATCTGATGCCAATGTGGAAGCTGAGTTCCCACTTTCCTATGGACAAAAAGCGATTTGGTTTATCAATCAACTCAACCCAACTAGCGCTTCCTACAATATCGGCGGCGCGATGCACATTCCTAGTGCACTTAATATCGACGCGCTTAAAAAAGCCCTTAGTGCTGTAGTAGCTCGCCACCCAATGTTAAGAACAAACTTCTTCTTTAGAGATGGCGAACCCTATCAAAGAGTCTGGACTCATCGCGAGGATGCACTGCAAGTCATTGATGTACATGGCAAGTCTTGGGAAGATATTCAACCAATGATGATTGCAGACAATGAACAGCCTTTCGACCTTGAACACGATCCGCTGTTTAGACTGTATTTATACAAGCAAAATGATCAAAGCTACTACTTTGCAGTGACGATTTATCACATCATCTCAGATGCATGGTCAAATTACATGTTTATCGATGAAATGCAGTCACTGTATGCGCATTTCGCAAAAAGTGAACCGTTAGCACTCAGCGAGATAACGTCAAGCTATGAAAGATTTGTTGATTGGGAAACACGCTTTGTTCACTCTCCACGCGGCGCGGCAAACTATAAGTTTTGGCAGAATCACTTACCTGCTGAGATCCCCGTATTAGACCTTGCAACCGACAAACCTAGACCTGCGGTACTCACCAACGTTGGTGATTCATATCATTTTGAGTTGGATAAAGCCCTTACGTCGTCGTTAAATGCCCTGGCAAAGGCACAAGGTTCCACCATGTTTATGGCGTTGCTTAGCATCTATTACGCAGTCATGCATAAATATACTCAGCAGGATGAAATCATTATAGGCAGCCCCGTGGCCGGTCGTACAAATCCAGAGTTTTCAAACGTCTACGGTTACTTTGTGAATCCCCTACCGCTATGCGCAAGGTTTGATCCTGAAACGCACTTTACTTCGCTTTTAGCGCAGGTTAAAGACATTACCCTCAACGCACTAGATCACCAAGAATATCCGTTTGCGCTGTTAGTGGATAAGCTTGGTATTGAACATGATGCCAGCCGCTCTACGGTATTTCAGGTCATGTTTGTGATGCTCAATCACCGCGTTGAGCAATCACATATGGATGAAAATAATGTCGCGTACTATAAGGGCTTTCCTATGCAATTCATGGAACTGCCTGAAGAAGAAGGTCAATTTGACATTACGCTTTCGACCTATGAAGAAAATGGCGTGTTCAAAGGCACATTAAAATATAATACCGATCTATTCGAAACCGAAACGATAGCGCAGCTGGCTCGGGACTATATCGCACTGGCGCGAATGGTCGTTGATAGTCCAAATCGGCCACTTTCGGAGCTTGCCTTAACAAGTCCAGACGCAATAGATGCCTTGGCGACATTTGCTGAAAGTCAACAAAACGCACCTGCATTACCGACTTTGGTCAGCCAAATAGAAAGTGCGGTGCAACATAGCCCTGAGCTTCCTGCCCTTAGCATTGCCTGTGAAACAAATGCTGGAGAACTGGCTGCTACTTTAAGCTATCGTGAACTCAACAATCTGGCAAACCAGTTAGCGCGACTAATCAATTCGCAGCTAGATAATCAACCTAGTCAAACGATTGCCTTACATTTTGAAAAATCTATCGCGTTAGTTGTTGCTTGTATCGCTACGTTAAAAGCAGGTCATCATTTTGTGGTAATTGACCCGCAGCAACCCAATGAACGCAAGCAGCTGTTGCTTGAGCAAAGTCGCTGCGCGTTACTACTTTGCGAAGAAGCGCTAACATCAGATCACCCTACACTACTTTGGGAAAGCTTCCAAAGCCAACGAGATGAAATCAGCGAGCACAATTTGGCGTTAAATTATCAGCCAAATGACATCGCGTATATTGTCTTTACTTCTGGCTCTACAGGTACGCCAAAAGCTGTCCAGGTTAGCCATCAAAACTGGGCTACGATCGCTGTGGACTGGTTAGCCCAATTTGATTTAGCACCTACTTCTCATCATTTACAATTGGCTAGCCCAACCTTTGATGTGTTTTGTGGCGATCTTGCGCGCGCATTTTACAATGCGAAGCACTTAGTGTTGTGTCCTAAAAATATGATGCTGAACATGCCGGTATTGTATGATCTCATTGAGACACAGCAGATTGATACGGTTGAGTTTGTACCCTCTGTGGTTCGTAATCTCATCTTATTCGCAAAGCAAAGTCAGGTTGGTTTTACCAGCTTACGTAGAGTGATTGTTGGCTCTGAGCAATGGCAAATCGCTGAGTACCGCGCACTCAAAGGATTGTTACAAGAAGATGCACGACTATTTAGCTCCTACGGCACATCTGAAGCAACCATAGACAGTAGCTTCTTTGAGGAATCAGAGCAGTACTTAGAAACCAGCGCAACGGTGCCAATTGGCAAGCCTTTCAATGCAACGCAACTTATCTTGCTCGATAAGCAAAACCAATTAGTATCCAGTAACGCAGTCGGCGAAATTGCAATTGCAGGGCAAGGCGTAAGTCTTGGCTATCTCAATAATCCAGAGAAAAATGCCTGTCAATTTATTCAACTTCCTGTGTCAGAAAATAGCACCATACGGGTGTATAAAACGGGTGATTTAGGTAAGTGGGACAAACACGGCAACCTACATATTCTGCAACGTATCGACAACCAAGTAAAAATACGAGGTCACCGCGTTGAGCTAGGAGAAATTGAGTCCAGCATCAACCAGATCCCAGGAATTAAGCGAAGCTATGTAAAAGGAATAGAAGTACATGGGCAAACCCAATTAATTGCCTACTTTGAATCTGAGCTTGCGATTGGTACTGAGTTTGTCCTCGAACAGTTAGAAAACCAGCTACCAAGCTATATGGTACCTAGCAAGCTGGTTGCCATTGGTCAATTTCCATTACTGAACAACGGTAAAATCGATGCAGCGGCATTGCCAGAGGTTGAGCTCGCCGAGTTGGTAAGAACATTCGTAGCTCCTGCCACCTTATTTGAACAGCAGCTCGCTGAGATTTGGTCCAATATGCTAGGGCAAAAATCCATTAGTCTTCATGATGACTTTTTTGCCCTCGGCGGTAACTCTTTATATTTGATTGAGCTAATGGTCAGGATCCAGTCAGCCTTCAGCATCAAAATGGAAGTTAATCAGCTATTTAGATTTACAACCTTACATGGCATGGCCAGTGCAATTGAAGATGTAGTAACAGGCAAAGAAACAGGCGCGTCCCCTTATCTTATCTTCAATGCAGGCCAATCTACTCGTTTATTTGCGCTACCACCAGCGGGTGGTTACAGCATCGTTTACAAGGCATTTGCAGACGCATTGCCCAACACTGAAGTGATCTCTTTTAATTACCTCGAAAGTGACACTAAGGTTAGCGACTATGCCGACCAAATTATGCAAATTCAACCTCATGGCCCCTATACCCTATTTGGATACTCCCTTGGCGGTAATTTAGCCTTTGAGATTGCGAAGGAACTGGAAAGCCGAGGTCAACGTGTCGGGGATGTGGTGATCTTAGACTCATTCAGGATCACCGAAACAATCAAAATGCGGGAGCAAGACTTCGCGCACTTTGAGCAAGAGTTAAAAGCACATTTCGCCCGCCACACCGGCTCAAATACGGTACACGAGCATACACTGGCACAAGCGAGAGACTATATCGATTGGTGTTATGAAGTGAAAAACCTAGGTCAGGTTCACGCCAAACTGCACTTTATCGTCGAGCAAAATGCACATGCAGAAGCTGCTCGTCTAACCAGTTGGGATGCAGCATCAGACGCCGAAGTCATTACCTATCAGGGAGTTGGTAAACATGAGGAAATGTTGATGCCCGATATGATGCAGGCAGGCAACGGCGCAATTATGCAAAGTATTCTGCAGGATACCCAAAGCCAGGCGGTAATAGCAACAAACGTGGAGTAA
- a CDS encoding phytoene desaturase family protein, giving the protein MTTQRQSMIIIGAGMGGLSTGSYAQMNGYKSVILELHDIPGGCCTSWERRDYIFDWCISWLLGSGSGNGMNQIWQELGALDDKEIRDFEIFNSVIDEELGEVHFYADPDKLEAHLLSISPADKKLIKQFCDGIREFVKMIDAYPFLVPVGIMSRWQKLKMMWPFIKKFNLIRKSMATLMSDFAAKFSHPLLQKAFNVIFYEQHPSFPLLPFYFNLACAAKKNAGVPEGGSLGLAQSMAARYKKLGGGIIYNTRVHKILVEDNKAIGVELSDGQKMYADIVISACDGTDVVKNMLDGQYSSPVLDKLYDELRETDGQMFPGYVSVFLGVNKDYTHQPHCRTHLLEQQDLAHCPGMTHPGINVQVRNVHYPHIAPEGKSVLYITYFSTYEPWAELNNFQETTATKRHHTRVKRSVQYRLAKKNLGEFLIDKLSTHFDGLKEHIEYIDIATPLTQVRYTRNSKGTVLAWQPFLESGESLEDEINANGTTGLPGLSNFYMAGHWVTTGGLIRAAATGRHVLHFVCRDDDKPFQAWIGENPLHQPQSYREQKQHVA; this is encoded by the coding sequence ATGACCACACAAAGACAATCTATGATCATCATAGGTGCCGGTATGGGTGGACTCTCAACCGGTAGCTATGCACAAATGAACGGCTACAAAAGCGTGATCTTAGAGCTGCACGATATTCCCGGCGGCTGCTGCACATCGTGGGAACGTAGAGATTATATTTTTGATTGGTGTATTAGCTGGCTACTGGGTAGTGGCTCAGGCAACGGCATGAATCAAATCTGGCAAGAGTTAGGTGCGCTGGATGATAAAGAAATTAGAGACTTTGAAATCTTCAACTCAGTTATTGATGAAGAATTAGGAGAAGTACATTTCTACGCAGATCCAGATAAACTCGAAGCCCACCTCTTAAGTATTTCTCCCGCTGACAAGAAACTCATCAAACAATTTTGCGATGGCATTCGCGAATTCGTCAAAATGATAGACGCTTATCCTTTTCTGGTGCCAGTGGGCATTATGTCACGCTGGCAAAAGCTGAAGATGATGTGGCCGTTTATCAAAAAATTCAATTTAATCCGCAAATCTATGGCGACATTGATGTCGGACTTTGCTGCTAAGTTTTCACACCCGCTGCTGCAAAAGGCATTTAACGTTATCTTTTATGAGCAACATCCCAGTTTCCCACTGCTACCTTTCTACTTTAATTTGGCCTGCGCGGCGAAAAAAAATGCAGGTGTGCCCGAAGGTGGCTCGCTAGGTCTCGCGCAATCAATGGCAGCAAGATATAAAAAGTTGGGGGGTGGCATCATATACAACACTCGAGTACACAAGATCTTGGTCGAAGACAACAAAGCTATCGGTGTCGAGCTCAGCGATGGCCAAAAAATGTATGCCGATATCGTGATCTCAGCATGTGACGGTACGGATGTAGTAAAAAACATGCTTGATGGTCAGTACTCCAGCCCAGTGTTAGACAAGCTATACGACGAATTAAGGGAGACCGATGGCCAAATGTTCCCAGGATACGTTTCGGTTTTTTTGGGGGTAAACAAAGATTACACCCATCAGCCCCATTGCCGCACCCACTTGTTAGAACAACAAGACCTTGCCCACTGCCCTGGTATGACGCACCCTGGGATCAACGTGCAAGTACGCAATGTACACTACCCGCATATCGCACCAGAGGGTAAATCCGTGCTTTATATCACTTACTTCTCGACTTATGAGCCGTGGGCCGAATTAAATAATTTTCAAGAAACAACCGCGACTAAGCGCCATCACACCCGGGTCAAGCGTAGCGTTCAATACCGCCTCGCTAAAAAGAACTTAGGTGAATTTCTAATCGATAAGCTTTCCACTCATTTTGACGGGCTAAAGGAGCATATCGAATATATCGACATTGCTACCCCCTTGACCCAAGTTCGCTATACCCGCAACAGCAAAGGAACGGTATTGGCGTGGCAACCATTTTTGGAAAGTGGTGAAAGTTTAGAAGATGAAATAAACGCCAACGGGACAACGGGACTGCCTGGCCTTAGCAACTTTTATATGGCTGGTCACTGGGTGACAACGGGCGGATTGATCCGTGCAGCAGCAACAGGCAGACATGTTCTGCACTTTGTATGCCGTGATGATGACAAGCCGTTTCAGGCTTGGATCGGTGAAAACCCATTACATCAACCTCAATCTTATAGAGAACAAAAGCAGCATGTTGCTTAA